Sequence from the Polyangia bacterium genome:
GCGCTAGGGCATGCACACATCTTTGAGGCTCCATCCGACGGCGACAGCGTAGAAGTATTCGAGGCCGTGCTTCAGGGTGATGGGACCCGGCGGTTTGGACGATGGATAGCCGTCCCAGCCGCCGAGACGGCCGATGATCCAGGCGGCCCAGGCAAGGCTGTCGGGCGGATGCGGGTTCTTGAGCCGTTTACTTTGGGCCTCGAGATTTTGGTTGAGGGCGGCGAGCGTTGCGACCTCGTTGGGATCGAAGGCAAGCCGGACGGGCTGATGGCCACGGCCATCGCGCGCCTGCAAGAGCTGAAGGATGATGACCGCCGCCTTGGCGGCGATCGCAACCAGCTTGATGAGCCGATCGGCGGTGGCGATCTGGCTGTCTTCGAGCTTGAATCCTTGCGTCTTGAGGACGCGGAAGAACTGCTCGATGAGCCAGCGCCGCTTGTACCATTCGACGATGCGCCAGGCCTGTTCTGCATTCGCCACTGGGTGAGTGGTGAGAAGCCGCCAGTGCAGCGGCTCTGTGCCGGCCTGAGGATCGGGCTCACGCACGTCGACCAGGGTCAGCGGCAAGCTTTCAGGCAGATGGCGCAGGAACTTGGCTTGCGGCCGGGCCACGTTCACCGCGCCGAAGCGCAGTTCGAGAACGGCGACACGTTCGGTCGACTGCAAACGTGCAGGCAGCACGATGGTGCGCTGGTCCACGACTGCCATGCCTTCGCTGGCCGCATACAAGCCGATGCCGCCCGCGAGTTTGCGATCATGCATGCTGCGGGCGATCACATGGAAGCGCCCCTCGGCGAGGCTGGCATAAAGGGCGAAGATGTCGCTCTCGCGGTCGCCGAGCGCGGTCACCATCGCGGCCTTGGCGAGCAGCGGCTTGGCCGCCAGCGCAGTGGCGATCCAGCGCTGTGATTCCTTGTCCGACAAGTCGCGCTTGTCGTGCGAGACGGTGCGGCGGCCCTGGCGCGTCCACACCCGGCCGCTCACCAGACCGAGGCAGCTGCCGTTCTCGGCGTCCACCGCCAGCATCGGGTGCAGCAGCACCCCGCGGCCGTTGCCCTTGCCGGTCTCCCCGAGCCCGCGCCGGCGTTTTGCAGTGGTTGCGAAGCTGATTTCGCTGGTGTCCTGGATCGCCAGGATGTGGCGGCCTTCCACCGCCGCCACCGTGCCTTGGCTCCAGCTTTCAATCACGCCTGCGGTCGTCACCTTGGCATTGCCGAGGAAGCGGTTGAACCGCACTTCCTGGGCGCGGTTGCCTTTGGCCAGCCGCCGCAGACAGACATCCTTGCCCGCCACCATGCATTCGATGAGCGCCGCCCCCCTTTATCGAGACGACGATCCCCGAACCGACCCAATGACCAGTCAATTTGCGCCAGCATGCCGACACCTCTGCCAAAACCGAGGTGTCGCAATACAAATCACACGAATTCCCGATTCTGGAATCCCCTGAGCCAGACGTGAGTCAATCCGTCGCACCAGATGTGTGCATGCCCTAGCGCCTGCGCGGGGACGACAGAAAGAAAGACGCTCTCCCGCCGCCCTTTTCAATCCGCCCAAACCCTGCTTAGAAGCGCGGCATGAGCGAATTCCAGACCGCCGCACAACTCCTGCAACAGGGCCTCTTCCACCACCGCCAGGGCCAAGTGGGGCTGGCCATGGAGCGCTATACGGAAGTGCTGCGCAACGATCCCGACAACGGCGAGGCGCTCTATTACGTGGCCGTGGTGGCCTGTCAGGAGGGCCAGTACAAGCAGGGGGCCGAACTCGTCCGCAAGGCGATCGGCTGCGGCCACGACACCGCCAAGGCGCACAATCTGCTCGGCCAGGCGCTCGACCGGCTTTGCGAACCGCTTGAGGCGATCAAGAG
This genomic interval carries:
- a CDS encoding IS4 family transposase, with the protein product MVAGKDVCLRRLAKGNRAQEVRFNRFLGNAKVTTAGVIESWSQGTVAAVEGRHILAIQDTSEISFATTAKRRRGLGETGKGNGRGVLLHPMLAVDAENGSCLGLVSGRVWTRQGRRTVSHDKRDLSDKESQRWIATALAAKPLLAKAAMVTALGDRESDIFALYASLAEGRFHVIARSMHDRKLAGGIGLYAASEGMAVVDQRTIVLPARLQSTERVAVLELRFGAVNVARPQAKFLRHLPESLPLTLVDVREPDPQAGTEPLHWRLLTTHPVANAEQAWRIVEWYKRRWLIEQFFRVLKTQGFKLEDSQIATADRLIKLVAIAAKAAVIILQLLQARDGRGHQPVRLAFDPNEVATLAALNQNLEAQSKRLKNPHPPDSLAWAAWIIGRLGGWDGYPSSKPPGPITLKHGLEYFYAVAVGWSLKDVCMP